In a single window of the Labrus mixtus chromosome 20, fLabMix1.1, whole genome shotgun sequence genome:
- the b9d1 gene encoding B9 domain-containing protein 1 isoform X1 yields MAASNPTVFLLTVNGQIEGANVSRASEFPEYDNLYCKYCFVYGHDWAPTSGLEEGITQITCKGSQSSNKLIWNFPLETTFKSTNPSGWPQLVVSVYGPDVFGNDVVRGYGATHIPFTPGQHSKTIPMFVPEPTWRLQKFTSWLLGRRPEYTDPKAVAQGEGREVTRVRSQGFVNVSFHIMTKDMKKLGYDTGPSSPANTQSVTSGWSTEDQ; encoded by the exons ATGGCTGCAAGCAACCCGACAGTGTTTCTTCTCACAGTGAACGGACAAATCGAGGGAGCGAACGTGAGTAGAGCTTCCGAG tttccGGAGTATGACAACTTGTACTGTAAATACTGTTTCGTCTACGGACACGACTGGGCTCCCACTTCG GGATTGGAAGAAGGTATCACTCAAATAACCTGTAAAGGCAGTCAATCTTCAAATAAATTAATCTGGAACTTTCCACTGGAGACGACATTTAAGAGCACAAACCCCTCTGGAT GGCCTCAGCTTGTGGTGAGTGTATACGGTCCAGATGTGTTTGGCAACGATGTGGTCAGGGGCTACGGAGCGACACACATCCCCTTCACACCGGGACA ACATTCAAAAACCATCCCCATGTTTGTTCCCGAGCCCACGTGGAGGCTTCAGAAATTCACAAG CTGGCTGTTGGGACGGCGGCCTGAGTACACAGACCCCAAAGCAGTGGCTCAGGGTGAAGGCAGAGAAG TGACGCGTGTTCGCTCCCAAGGCTTCGTCAACGTCTCCTTTCACATCATGACTAAAGACATGAAAAAACTTGGCTACGACACAGGACCATCGAGCCCTGCTAACACACAATCGGTCACATCCGGCTGGTCGACAGAGGATCAATAA
- the epn2 gene encoding epsin-2 isoform X1, translating into MPSGIRRQMKNMVNNYSDAEKKVREATSNDPWGPSSSLMSEIADLTYNVVAFSEIMSMIWKRLNDHGKNWRHVYKALTLLDYLIKTGSERVALQCKENIFAIQTLKDFQYIDRDGKDQGINVREKSKQLVVLLKDEDRLKGERSQALKTKERMAQVSTGSSQMGFGRGSSQPNLSTSYSEEYGRSEGSPASYHGSTSPNAGSELEQARPQTSGEEELQLQLALAMSREAAEQEDRIRRGDDLRLQMALEESKKGGSDSAKLPKKKKEPQSSLMDLMDVPEPGATADPWGARGAAAAAPSEDPWQPYGSAPKPAAPVDPWGASPSVPPMKSTDPWASNSAPASDPWSSAAARPKTSNAGSFDLFNASNGTSKEDFSEFDSLRSSSSVPTGEGAIASSIPSQVSLASSGSLDLFDPLPSSMSGITNPTRKTPESFLGPNAALVNLDSLVTKPAQPAPIINPFLGSTGAQDGGSAPAQAAQANPFQLSQPAPPTLNQMRVSPMLSAFGGMAEPMNLASLPAQPIGMVPLAGMAPMGRSMPGMGAVGANAGMTAGIPASMSMPQPLMSLPPQAGTQPTGTTNPFLL; encoded by the exons ATGCCGAGCGGCATCCGGCGGCAGATGAAAAACATGGTGAACAACTACTCTGACGCAGAGAAGAAAGTCAGAGAGGCCACCTCCAACGACCCCTGGGGCCCGTCGTCCTCGCTCATGTCCGAGATCGCCGACCTCACCTACAACGTGGTGGCCTTCAGCGAGATCATGAGCATGATCTGGAAGCGGCTCAACGACCACGGCAAGAACTGGCGCCACGTCTACAAGGCGCTCACCCTGCTCGACTACCTGATCAAGACGGGCTCCGAGCGGGTGGCGCTGCAGTGCAAGGAGAACATCTTCGCCATCCAGACGCTGAAGGACTTCCAGTACATCGACAGAGACGGCAAGGATCAGGGCATCAACGTCAGGGAGAAGAGCAAGCAGCTGGTGGTGCTACTGAAAGACGAGGACCGCCTCAAGGGAGAGAG gTCTCAGGCTCTGAAGACCAAAGAGCGCATGGCCCAGGTGTCCACAGGGAGCAGTCAGATGGGTTTTGGCCGAGGCTCATCTCAACCCAATCTCTCCACCTCATACAGCGAAGAGTACGGCAGGTCGGAGGGCTCACCTGCGTCCTATCACGGCT CCACATCCCCAAACGCAGGTTCGGAACTGGAGCAGGCCAGACCTCAGACCAGCGGAGAGGAAGAGCTGCAGCTGCAACTTGCTCTAGCCATGAGCAGAGAGGCTGCAGAGCAG GAGGACCGCATCCGCAGAGGGGACGACCTGAGACTACAGATGGCCCTGGAGGAGAGTAAGAAAGGAGGCTCGGACTCTGCAAAGCTacccaagaagaagaaagag CCTCAGTCGTCTTTGATGGACCTGATGGATGTCCCAGAGCCCGGGGCCACTGCTGATCCCTGGGGTGCTCGGGGTGCTGCTGCAGCGGCACCATCAGAGGACCCGTGGCAGCCTtatg GGTCTGCCCCTAAGCCAGCTGCCCCAGTGGACCCATGGGGCGCTTCTCCTTCTGTCCCACCCATGAAGAGCACTGATCCCTGGGCATCAAACTCCGCTCCTGCTTCTGatccctggagctctgctgccGCCCGCCCTAAGACTTCGAACGCAG GTAGCTTTGACCTGTTCAATGCATCCAACGGTACGTCTAAAGAGGACTTCTCTGAGTTTGACAGCCtgcgctcctcctcctctgtccccaCTG GTGAAGGGGCCATAGCGTCCTCAATCCCCTCCCAAGTCAGTCTCGCCAGCAGCGGCAGCCTGGACCTCTTCGACCCACTGCCCTCCTCCATGTCCGGCATCACAAACCCGACCAGAAAGACTCCGGAGTCCTTCCTGGGTCCCAACGCTGCCCTGGTCAATCTGGACTCTCTGGTGACCAAACCAGCCCAACCCGCGCCCATCATCAATCCGTTCTTGGGTTCCACTGGTGCGCAAGATG GTGGCTCTGCTCCAGCTCAAGCAGCCCAAGCCAACCCATTCCAGCTGAGCCAGCCCGCACCTCCCACCCTCAACCAGATGCGGGTCAGCCCCATGCTCTCTGCCTTTGGCGGCATGGCCGAGCCGATGAACCTGGCCTCCTTGCCCGCTCAACCCATCGGCATGGTCCCCCTGGCAGGCATGGCCCCCATGGGTCGCTCGATGCCTGGGATGGGCGCTGTCGGAGCCAACGCCGGGATGACTGCGGGGATCCCAGCCTCCATGTCCATGCCCCAGCCCCTGATGAGCCTGCCGCCACAGGCCGGGACGCAGCCCACTGGAACCACCAACCCCTTCCTTTTGTGA
- the epn2 gene encoding epsin-2 isoform X3, with product MPSGIRRQMKNMVNNYSDAEKKVREATSNDPWGPSSSLMSEIADLTYNVVAFSEIMSMIWKRLNDHGKNWRHVYKALTLLDYLIKTGSERVALQCKENIFAIQTLKDFQYIDRDGKDQGINVREKSKQLVVLLKDEDRLKGERSQALKTKERMAQVSTGSSQMGFGRGSSQPNLSTSYSEEYGRSEGSPASYHGSTSPNAGSELEQARPQTSGEEELQLQLALAMSREAAEQEDRIRRGDDLRLQMALEESKKGGSDSAKLPKKKKEPQSSLMDLMDVPEPGATADPWGARGAAAAAPSEDPWQPYGSAPKPAAPVDPWGASPSVPPMKSTDPWASNSAPASDPWSSAAARPKTSNAGEGAIASSIPSQVSLASSGSLDLFDPLPSSMSGITNPTRKTPESFLGPNAALVNLDSLVTKPAQPAPIINPFLGSTGAQDGGSAPAQAAQANPFQLSQPAPPTLNQMRVSPMLSAFGGMAEPMNLASLPAQPIGMVPLAGMAPMGRSMPGMGAVGANAGMTAGIPASMSMPQPLMSLPPQAGTQPTGTTNPFLL from the exons ATGCCGAGCGGCATCCGGCGGCAGATGAAAAACATGGTGAACAACTACTCTGACGCAGAGAAGAAAGTCAGAGAGGCCACCTCCAACGACCCCTGGGGCCCGTCGTCCTCGCTCATGTCCGAGATCGCCGACCTCACCTACAACGTGGTGGCCTTCAGCGAGATCATGAGCATGATCTGGAAGCGGCTCAACGACCACGGCAAGAACTGGCGCCACGTCTACAAGGCGCTCACCCTGCTCGACTACCTGATCAAGACGGGCTCCGAGCGGGTGGCGCTGCAGTGCAAGGAGAACATCTTCGCCATCCAGACGCTGAAGGACTTCCAGTACATCGACAGAGACGGCAAGGATCAGGGCATCAACGTCAGGGAGAAGAGCAAGCAGCTGGTGGTGCTACTGAAAGACGAGGACCGCCTCAAGGGAGAGAG gTCTCAGGCTCTGAAGACCAAAGAGCGCATGGCCCAGGTGTCCACAGGGAGCAGTCAGATGGGTTTTGGCCGAGGCTCATCTCAACCCAATCTCTCCACCTCATACAGCGAAGAGTACGGCAGGTCGGAGGGCTCACCTGCGTCCTATCACGGCT CCACATCCCCAAACGCAGGTTCGGAACTGGAGCAGGCCAGACCTCAGACCAGCGGAGAGGAAGAGCTGCAGCTGCAACTTGCTCTAGCCATGAGCAGAGAGGCTGCAGAGCAG GAGGACCGCATCCGCAGAGGGGACGACCTGAGACTACAGATGGCCCTGGAGGAGAGTAAGAAAGGAGGCTCGGACTCTGCAAAGCTacccaagaagaagaaagag CCTCAGTCGTCTTTGATGGACCTGATGGATGTCCCAGAGCCCGGGGCCACTGCTGATCCCTGGGGTGCTCGGGGTGCTGCTGCAGCGGCACCATCAGAGGACCCGTGGCAGCCTtatg GGTCTGCCCCTAAGCCAGCTGCCCCAGTGGACCCATGGGGCGCTTCTCCTTCTGTCCCACCCATGAAGAGCACTGATCCCTGGGCATCAAACTCCGCTCCTGCTTCTGatccctggagctctgctgccGCCCGCCCTAAGACTTCGAACGCAG GTGAAGGGGCCATAGCGTCCTCAATCCCCTCCCAAGTCAGTCTCGCCAGCAGCGGCAGCCTGGACCTCTTCGACCCACTGCCCTCCTCCATGTCCGGCATCACAAACCCGACCAGAAAGACTCCGGAGTCCTTCCTGGGTCCCAACGCTGCCCTGGTCAATCTGGACTCTCTGGTGACCAAACCAGCCCAACCCGCGCCCATCATCAATCCGTTCTTGGGTTCCACTGGTGCGCAAGATG GTGGCTCTGCTCCAGCTCAAGCAGCCCAAGCCAACCCATTCCAGCTGAGCCAGCCCGCACCTCCCACCCTCAACCAGATGCGGGTCAGCCCCATGCTCTCTGCCTTTGGCGGCATGGCCGAGCCGATGAACCTGGCCTCCTTGCCCGCTCAACCCATCGGCATGGTCCCCCTGGCAGGCATGGCCCCCATGGGTCGCTCGATGCCTGGGATGGGCGCTGTCGGAGCCAACGCCGGGATGACTGCGGGGATCCCAGCCTCCATGTCCATGCCCCAGCCCCTGATGAGCCTGCCGCCACAGGCCGGGACGCAGCCCACTGGAACCACCAACCCCTTCCTTTTGTGA
- the epn2 gene encoding epsin-2 isoform X2: MPSGIRRQMKNMVNNYSDAEKKVREATSNDPWGPSSSLMSEIADLTYNVVAFSEIMSMIWKRLNDHGKNWRHVYKALTLLDYLIKTGSERVALQCKENIFAIQTLKDFQYIDRDGKDQGINVREKSKQLVVLLKDEDRLKGERSQALKTKERMAQVSTGSSQMGFGRGSSQPNLSTSYSEEYGRSEGSPASYHGSTSPNAGSELEQARPQTSGEEELQLQLALAMSREAAEQEDRIRRGDDLRLQMALEESKKGGSDSAKLPKKKKEPQSSLMDLMDVPEPGATADPWGARGAAAAAPSEDPWQPYGSAPKPAAPVDPWGASPSVPPMKSTDPWASNSAPASDPWSSAAARPKTSNAGSFDLFNASNGEGAIASSIPSQVSLASSGSLDLFDPLPSSMSGITNPTRKTPESFLGPNAALVNLDSLVTKPAQPAPIINPFLGSTGAQDGGSAPAQAAQANPFQLSQPAPPTLNQMRVSPMLSAFGGMAEPMNLASLPAQPIGMVPLAGMAPMGRSMPGMGAVGANAGMTAGIPASMSMPQPLMSLPPQAGTQPTGTTNPFLL, from the exons ATGCCGAGCGGCATCCGGCGGCAGATGAAAAACATGGTGAACAACTACTCTGACGCAGAGAAGAAAGTCAGAGAGGCCACCTCCAACGACCCCTGGGGCCCGTCGTCCTCGCTCATGTCCGAGATCGCCGACCTCACCTACAACGTGGTGGCCTTCAGCGAGATCATGAGCATGATCTGGAAGCGGCTCAACGACCACGGCAAGAACTGGCGCCACGTCTACAAGGCGCTCACCCTGCTCGACTACCTGATCAAGACGGGCTCCGAGCGGGTGGCGCTGCAGTGCAAGGAGAACATCTTCGCCATCCAGACGCTGAAGGACTTCCAGTACATCGACAGAGACGGCAAGGATCAGGGCATCAACGTCAGGGAGAAGAGCAAGCAGCTGGTGGTGCTACTGAAAGACGAGGACCGCCTCAAGGGAGAGAG gTCTCAGGCTCTGAAGACCAAAGAGCGCATGGCCCAGGTGTCCACAGGGAGCAGTCAGATGGGTTTTGGCCGAGGCTCATCTCAACCCAATCTCTCCACCTCATACAGCGAAGAGTACGGCAGGTCGGAGGGCTCACCTGCGTCCTATCACGGCT CCACATCCCCAAACGCAGGTTCGGAACTGGAGCAGGCCAGACCTCAGACCAGCGGAGAGGAAGAGCTGCAGCTGCAACTTGCTCTAGCCATGAGCAGAGAGGCTGCAGAGCAG GAGGACCGCATCCGCAGAGGGGACGACCTGAGACTACAGATGGCCCTGGAGGAGAGTAAGAAAGGAGGCTCGGACTCTGCAAAGCTacccaagaagaagaaagag CCTCAGTCGTCTTTGATGGACCTGATGGATGTCCCAGAGCCCGGGGCCACTGCTGATCCCTGGGGTGCTCGGGGTGCTGCTGCAGCGGCACCATCAGAGGACCCGTGGCAGCCTtatg GGTCTGCCCCTAAGCCAGCTGCCCCAGTGGACCCATGGGGCGCTTCTCCTTCTGTCCCACCCATGAAGAGCACTGATCCCTGGGCATCAAACTCCGCTCCTGCTTCTGatccctggagctctgctgccGCCCGCCCTAAGACTTCGAACGCAG GTAGCTTTGACCTGTTCAATGCATCCAACG GTGAAGGGGCCATAGCGTCCTCAATCCCCTCCCAAGTCAGTCTCGCCAGCAGCGGCAGCCTGGACCTCTTCGACCCACTGCCCTCCTCCATGTCCGGCATCACAAACCCGACCAGAAAGACTCCGGAGTCCTTCCTGGGTCCCAACGCTGCCCTGGTCAATCTGGACTCTCTGGTGACCAAACCAGCCCAACCCGCGCCCATCATCAATCCGTTCTTGGGTTCCACTGGTGCGCAAGATG GTGGCTCTGCTCCAGCTCAAGCAGCCCAAGCCAACCCATTCCAGCTGAGCCAGCCCGCACCTCCCACCCTCAACCAGATGCGGGTCAGCCCCATGCTCTCTGCCTTTGGCGGCATGGCCGAGCCGATGAACCTGGCCTCCTTGCCCGCTCAACCCATCGGCATGGTCCCCCTGGCAGGCATGGCCCCCATGGGTCGCTCGATGCCTGGGATGGGCGCTGTCGGAGCCAACGCCGGGATGACTGCGGGGATCCCAGCCTCCATGTCCATGCCCCAGCCCCTGATGAGCCTGCCGCCACAGGCCGGGACGCAGCCCACTGGAACCACCAACCCCTTCCTTTTGTGA
- the b9d1 gene encoding B9 domain-containing protein 1 isoform X2, whose translation MAASNPTVFLLTVNGQIEGANFPEYDNLYCKYCFVYGHDWAPTSGLEEGITQITCKGSQSSNKLIWNFPLETTFKSTNPSGWPQLVVSVYGPDVFGNDVVRGYGATHIPFTPGQHSKTIPMFVPEPTWRLQKFTSWLLGRRPEYTDPKAVAQGEGREVTRVRSQGFVNVSFHIMTKDMKKLGYDTGPSSPANTQSVTSGWSTEDQ comes from the exons ATGGCTGCAAGCAACCCGACAGTGTTTCTTCTCACAGTGAACGGACAAATCGAGGGAGCGAAC tttccGGAGTATGACAACTTGTACTGTAAATACTGTTTCGTCTACGGACACGACTGGGCTCCCACTTCG GGATTGGAAGAAGGTATCACTCAAATAACCTGTAAAGGCAGTCAATCTTCAAATAAATTAATCTGGAACTTTCCACTGGAGACGACATTTAAGAGCACAAACCCCTCTGGAT GGCCTCAGCTTGTGGTGAGTGTATACGGTCCAGATGTGTTTGGCAACGATGTGGTCAGGGGCTACGGAGCGACACACATCCCCTTCACACCGGGACA ACATTCAAAAACCATCCCCATGTTTGTTCCCGAGCCCACGTGGAGGCTTCAGAAATTCACAAG CTGGCTGTTGGGACGGCGGCCTGAGTACACAGACCCCAAAGCAGTGGCTCAGGGTGAAGGCAGAGAAG TGACGCGTGTTCGCTCCCAAGGCTTCGTCAACGTCTCCTTTCACATCATGACTAAAGACATGAAAAAACTTGGCTACGACACAGGACCATCGAGCCCTGCTAACACACAATCGGTCACATCCGGCTGGTCGACAGAGGATCAATAA